The following proteins are encoded in a genomic region of Sulfurovum indicum:
- a CDS encoding pyridoxal phosphate-dependent aminotransferase: MLSDRIQTLSPSLTIAISSLARDLKAQGKDVLSFSAGEPDFGTPQRIKDEAIKAINEGFTQYTAVPGIPELLEAVAAKLKRDNDLEYAPSDIIVSNGAKQSLFNLFQATLNPGDEVIIPAPYWVTYPELVKYAGAIPVIIDTNEINGFKITAEQLKAAITTKTKMLILTSPSNPTGSVYSKEELEALAEVLKETEIIVASDEMYEKLVYGIDFTATAGISEDMYQRTVTINGLSKSVAMTGWRFGYLASPKKELIAAMNKLQSQSTSNINSITQKAAIPALLGEVDDEIEMMREAFEKRAQEAVRLFNEVDGLSVIAPQGAFYLFVNIKDISNDSIEFCKELLQETGVAVVPGIGFGSEGYFRFSFATDITTIREGIRRIEKFVKQKKQA; this comes from the coding sequence TTGTTATCAGACCGTATTCAGACACTGTCACCGTCACTTACCATCGCCATCTCATCTTTGGCAAGGGACCTTAAAGCCCAGGGCAAAGATGTCCTTTCGTTCTCAGCAGGAGAACCGGACTTTGGAACACCACAGCGCATCAAAGATGAAGCGATCAAAGCGATCAATGAAGGCTTCACCCAATATACTGCCGTTCCCGGCATCCCTGAGCTTCTTGAAGCGGTTGCTGCCAAACTCAAAAGAGACAACGATCTTGAGTATGCTCCTTCCGACATTATTGTCAGTAACGGTGCGAAACAGTCTCTTTTCAATCTCTTCCAGGCAACACTGAACCCTGGTGATGAAGTGATCATCCCTGCCCCGTACTGGGTAACCTACCCTGAACTTGTCAAATATGCCGGTGCCATACCGGTAATCATTGATACCAATGAGATCAACGGATTCAAGATCACAGCAGAACAACTCAAAGCAGCCATTACCACAAAAACGAAAATGCTCATCCTCACTTCTCCGTCCAACCCGACAGGTTCTGTCTACAGCAAAGAGGAGCTGGAGGCTTTGGCTGAAGTACTGAAAGAGACCGAGATCATCGTTGCATCGGACGAGATGTATGAAAAGCTGGTTTACGGTATCGACTTTACTGCAACAGCAGGCATTTCTGAAGATATGTACCAAAGAACCGTCACCATCAACGGTCTGAGCAAATCTGTAGCGATGACAGGATGGCGGTTCGGATATCTGGCAAGTCCGAAAAAAGAGCTTATTGCCGCTATGAACAAACTCCAGAGCCAAAGTACTTCCAACATCAACTCCATCACACAAAAAGCGGCGATCCCTGCTTTACTTGGTGAAGTAGATGATGAAATAGAGATGATGAGGGAAGCCTTTGAAAAACGTGCCCAGGAAGCGGTCAGACTCTTCAATGAGGTAGACGGACTCTCTGTGATTGCACCGCAGGGGGCATTTTACCTCTTTGTGAATATCAAAGATATCTCAAATGACTCTATAGAGTTCTGTAAAGAGTTGCTTCAGGAAACCGGTGTTGCCGTTGTTCCAGGTATCGGCTTTGGAAGCGAGGGCTACTTCAGATTCTCCTTTGCAACCGATATCACTACCATACGCGAAGGTATCCGACGTATCGAGAAGTTCGTCAAGCAGAAAAAACAGGCCTGA
- a CDS encoding patatin-like phospholipase family protein, with amino-acid sequence MRLFPKPLILSSLLLFAPLSAETAGNEQVDFSMVISGGVSLGAYESGYNWAMVKALGEIRHSPKWNIDPVLRSVAGASAGSINALLTAAYWCQKESVPYQNTVEENLFYETWVNLGLENLIIKGNDPENKSTLFSRRVLREKAENIMQYLEKPIFREGCEVPMGFAVTKVTPIIEEFQGIKIKNQNFSVPFDFTVKKGKVVIENKLMPKESTSFYLSIPGIEKDHRKITDVLFASSAFPGAFQQVKLHYEYKGKVRHSYFIDGGAYDNIPLGLATELNPKADLFLFMDPNNMRKEAPLPEDEEEKPPIGFFASSAGTLSSSVEIFQQMKLYQAINRYFRGHPERKLILSSRYHPLTAGFLEHFGAFLDKNFRLYDYHVGVYDAVYQLAAKLRKKGFFPHLSQTEVMDKIMQKLEIDKSKEAYTAYKFFKATEFKKTKPEKNNRYAAIYYAFDLKTADSKRYTSEAFKQFLSRLDMRYLPIKKGSFLYYARKDTEHWYNRPLRYLVNRITYLENERAKVYPDYRSTAKVLGIGAWLVSDMLKEKDGWNILPINVPDVPAQKHFRNALRLIPTEFSTDTVNGGFSFAYEGYWYHKMALLDGLDFKASYNVHDEGGDFIRFDSDLFTEYNDFLKAGAGLSLFGNLEGAFYERDTAYGTNLYIDVMDIFRMTYVRRHGDVQNNDYFYLGIENIPSLIYWLSR; translated from the coding sequence ATGAGACTTTTCCCAAAACCCCTTATTCTCTCTTCTCTTTTGCTCTTTGCCCCGCTTTCTGCAGAAACTGCCGGAAACGAACAGGTCGACTTCTCTATGGTCATCAGCGGAGGTGTCAGTCTGGGCGCCTATGAGTCAGGCTACAACTGGGCAATGGTCAAAGCACTGGGAGAGATCAGGCACTCTCCAAAATGGAATATCGATCCGGTACTCCGCTCTGTAGCAGGTGCCTCTGCAGGATCGATCAATGCCCTGCTTACTGCTGCCTACTGGTGCCAAAAAGAGTCTGTTCCCTATCAGAACACGGTCGAAGAGAACCTTTTTTATGAAACATGGGTGAATCTTGGTCTGGAAAACCTCATCATCAAAGGAAATGATCCGGAGAACAAAAGCACGCTCTTCAGCCGCAGGGTCCTGCGGGAGAAGGCAGAAAATATCATGCAGTATCTGGAGAAACCCATTTTCCGTGAGGGATGCGAAGTACCTATGGGGTTTGCCGTGACCAAGGTCACACCGATCATCGAAGAGTTCCAGGGCATCAAAATCAAAAATCAGAACTTCTCTGTCCCGTTTGACTTTACAGTCAAAAAAGGAAAGGTGGTCATAGAGAACAAACTGATGCCCAAAGAGAGTACCAGTTTCTACCTCTCCATCCCCGGCATTGAGAAAGACCACAGAAAGATCACAGATGTACTCTTTGCCTCATCAGCCTTTCCCGGTGCTTTTCAGCAAGTGAAACTGCACTACGAGTATAAAGGAAAAGTGCGTCACAGTTACTTCATAGATGGGGGAGCATACGATAACATCCCTCTGGGGCTGGCTACGGAACTGAACCCCAAAGCAGATCTCTTTTTATTCATGGACCCAAACAATATGCGTAAAGAGGCGCCTCTGCCTGAAGATGAAGAGGAGAAACCACCCATAGGTTTCTTTGCATCAAGTGCCGGAACACTCTCCTCGTCAGTTGAGATATTTCAGCAGATGAAACTATACCAGGCGATCAACCGCTATTTTAGAGGACATCCCGAACGAAAACTGATACTCTCTTCACGCTACCACCCTCTTACTGCCGGCTTTCTTGAGCACTTCGGTGCCTTTCTGGACAAGAACTTCCGCCTCTACGATTATCATGTCGGTGTCTACGATGCCGTCTACCAGCTTGCTGCAAAACTGAGAAAGAAAGGCTTCTTCCCGCATCTCTCCCAGACAGAGGTCATGGACAAGATCATGCAGAAGCTTGAAATAGACAAGAGCAAAGAGGCTTACACTGCCTATAAGTTCTTCAAGGCAACAGAGTTCAAAAAGACAAAACCGGAGAAGAACAACCGCTACGCTGCGATCTATTACGCCTTTGACCTGAAAACAGCCGACAGCAAGCGCTACACATCAGAGGCATTCAAACAGTTCCTCTCCAGACTGGACATGCGTTACCTGCCAATCAAAAAAGGCTCTTTCCTCTACTATGCCAGAAAAGATACTGAACACTGGTACAACCGCCCTTTACGCTACCTTGTCAACCGTATTACCTATCTGGAGAACGAACGTGCCAAAGTCTATCCCGATTACAGATCCACAGCAAAAGTATTGGGAATAGGTGCATGGCTTGTCTCAGATATGCTCAAAGAGAAGGACGGCTGGAATATCCTGCCGATCAATGTACCTGATGTTCCTGCCCAAAAGCACTTCAGAAATGCTCTCAGACTCATCCCGACCGAGTTCTCCACCGATACGGTCAACGGAGGCTTCTCTTTCGCCTATGAAGGCTACTGGTACCACAAAATGGCACTCCTTGACGGTCTGGACTTCAAAGCCTCCTATAATGTACATGATGAGGGTGGAGACTTTATACGTTTTGATTCCGATCTCTTTACAGAGTATAACGACTTTCTAAAGGCAGGGGCGGGACTCAGTCTATTCGGGAATCTTGAAGGTGCTTTCTACGAGCGTGATACCGCTTATGGGACCAATCTCTATATCGATGTCATGGATATCTTCAGAATGACCTATGTCAGACGGCATGGAGATGTTCAGAACAATGACTATTTCTATCTGGGTATTGAGAATATTCCCAGTCTCATCTATTGGCTGAGCCGATAA
- the cysE gene encoding serine O-acetyltransferase, with product MNVFKLIKEDFANVKRNDPALHSTFELFFNYPGLWALMFHRIAHWFYGKGLRFIPRLISAIGMFLTMIDIHPAAKFGRRVFIDHGVGVVIGETAIIGDDVLIYQQVTLGGVSTTKGKRHPTLGNNVVIGAGSKVLGNITIGENSKVGANSVVVKDVPPNSTAIGIPARVLKRGYDKSPLSHDKIPDVNKEIFEYLLRRIEVLEAALPKTKQEKIKEKDHELEELYDNFIHSMD from the coding sequence GTGAATGTTTTCAAACTGATCAAAGAGGATTTTGCCAATGTCAAACGCAATGATCCTGCACTTCATTCCACTTTTGAACTTTTTTTCAATTATCCTGGTCTTTGGGCGCTTATGTTCCATCGTATCGCACACTGGTTCTACGGCAAAGGCCTGCGTTTCATCCCGCGACTGATCTCAGCGATCGGAATGTTCCTGACGATGATAGATATTCACCCTGCCGCAAAATTCGGACGCAGGGTTTTCATAGACCATGGAGTAGGAGTTGTCATCGGAGAGACTGCGATCATCGGTGATGATGTTCTCATCTATCAGCAGGTAACGTTGGGCGGTGTAAGTACCACCAAAGGGAAACGGCACCCTACACTGGGGAACAATGTCGTTATCGGTGCAGGTTCCAAGGTACTTGGGAACATCACCATAGGGGAGAACTCCAAGGTTGGAGCAAACTCCGTTGTGGTCAAGGATGTACCGCCCAACTCTACAGCCATCGGCATCCCTGCGCGTGTCCTTAAACGCGGCTATGACAAAAGCCCGCTCAGTCATGACAAGATTCCCGATGTCAACAAAGAGATATTTGAGTATCTTCTCAGACGTATCGAAGTCCTTGAAGCAGCACTTCCCAAAACCAAACAGGAAAAGATCAAAGAAAAAGACCATGAGCTTGAAGAGCTGTATGACAACTTCATCCATTCAATGGATTGA
- a CDS encoding DedA family protein: MDFSSLETWGYLAVAFFSFGGSFFIVAAAGVFSYMGHMDLAMALTVAAIANFMGDNFLFYLGKYQKKEIQPYFAKHKRKLALATLIMRKYGVAAIFIQKFIYGVKTLVPLSMALAKYDFKKFVFFNIFASVIFVLTIGLSAYFASETIIALFGVIKEKPWIAPLVLFSIIGAVWFGMEKMTKKR, encoded by the coding sequence ATGGATTTTTCTTCACTGGAGACCTGGGGATATTTAGCGGTTGCCTTTTTCTCTTTTGGCGGTTCTTTTTTTATTGTGGCGGCAGCAGGGGTATTTTCCTATATGGGACATATGGATCTGGCAATGGCTCTGACAGTTGCGGCCATAGCGAATTTTATGGGAGACAATTTTCTTTTTTATCTGGGAAAGTACCAGAAAAAGGAGATACAGCCCTATTTTGCCAAGCATAAGCGGAAACTGGCGCTTGCTACACTGATCATGCGAAAGTATGGTGTTGCGGCGATCTTCATACAGAAGTTCATCTACGGAGTAAAGACACTGGTACCGCTTTCCATGGCATTGGCAAAGTATGACTTCAAAAAGTTTGTCTTCTTCAATATATTCGCTTCGGTTATTTTTGTACTTACGATTGGCCTGAGTGCCTATTTTGCCAGTGAAACGATCATTGCACTTTTCGGTGTGATCAAAGAGAAACCGTGGATCGCTCCCTTGGTACTCTTCTCCATTATTGGTGCCGTATGGTTTGGAATGGAGAAAATGACAAAAAAACGATAG